DNA from Flavobacteriales bacterium:
GGGCGATGGGCGCGCCGTGATCGATCGGGCGCGCGCCAAGGGGATTCCCCTGCTCTTCGTGCTCGGGCAGGTCACGGATATGGCGGCCTTCAATGGGATGTCCGCGGGGGTCCGGGTGACGGGGACCAGGACAGCCATCACCGATGCGCAAGCCGCCATTGCGCCGGAATTCGCGCTGTTCAGCCTGGAGCAGGACCTGGCCCAGGCCATGGAGCGCTTTCCGCCGCTTCAGGTGCCATTCGGGCAGTACGAGCTGCAGCGCGGTGCATCGGCCTTGGCCCGCCAGCGAGTGGGCGCCATCCGCACCGAGGCGCCCCTTATCGCCGTCACCCAGCAGCAAGGCCAGCGGGCCGCTGTCGTCTGCGGCGAGGGGCTCTGGCGCTGGCGGCTCGCCGATCACCAGGCTTCGGGCTCGCATGGGCGATTCGATCGCCTGGCCCACAAGCTCGTCCAATTCCTAGCGCTGAAGGCGGACAAGGAGCGGTTCAGGGTGGAGCATGCCCCCGTGGTGCTTGGCAACGAACCGGTGCTCTTCACGGCGGAGTACTACAATGCCGCCTATGAGCCCGTGGCCGATGCGGAGGTGACCGCGGTCCTCACGTCGGATTCCGGCGAGGAGTATGCCTTCACTTTCCGCCCTTCCGACCAGGGCTATCGCCTCAATGCCGGGCAGCTGCCGGTGGGGCGCTACCGTTGGAAGGCGTTTGCCGCGCACAAGGGAGAGCGCCTCCAGGATGAGGGCGAGGTGTACGTGCAGGCACTCTATCTGGAGCAGGTGACCACGGTGGCCGATCACGCCCTGCTGGCCGACCTTGCAGCACGCACCGGTGGGCGTTTACTGAAGCCTGGCGCCCTTGCCGGCATCGCGGAATCCATGGAGCAGGAGCGCGTGGCCGTGGCCCGTTCATTCGCCCAACCCCGCTTCTCTGACCTCATTGAATGGCGGTGGCTGTTCTTCCTCATCGCACTGCTCCTGGTGGCAGAATGGAGCCTCCGGCGGTGGAACGGCGCCTACTGATGGCCAAGGGCATGCACCGCGCCGCCTCGCGCCGCTTCGCCATCCTGGTTGCGCTGACGGCCCTGTTGGTGGCCGGGTGGCTTGGCAGGACAACCTTGTTGCGCGCCACTGGCCATTTCCTGGTCCGCGAGGATGCGTTGGTGCCGGCCGATGCGATCTACGTGCTGGGCGGTTCTCCGGAGGATCGCTCCATGGAGGCAATGCGCCTTCAGCGGGAGGGCTGGGCCCCGCGCATCATCTGCACCGGTGAGACGGTGAACGAACTGCTCCTGCTCCACGGCATCGCGCGCAGTGAGGCCGCGCTAGGCAGGGATGTGGCCCGTCGCGAAGGATTCCCCATGGACCGGATCGAGCTGGTCGAACGGGGCACCAGCACCTTCGAGGAGGCCTTGGCTGTGCTCGGGCATGCCCATGGCAGGGGCTACGATACGGTGATGGTGGTGACCACCGATTTCCACACGCGCCGTGTGGGCCAGGTCTTCCGCAAGCGGCTGGAACCGGCCGGAATCACCGTGGTGGTGAGGGCTGCACGCTCCACGCGCTACGATGCCGAGCGGTGGTGGGCCAGCGAGGATGGGCTGATCATGGTCAACAACGAGATCATGAAACTGGGCTGGTACGCCCTGCACCACTGATCACCGCTGGATGGCCACCCGGGCCGCAGCCCGCCCCGCCGCATCCTCGGCCACCACCGTGTAGAGCCCTGACGCAAGGCCTCGCACGTCGATGACGGCCTCGCTTGCGCCATGGATTCCCGCCAGGGCGCCCGCAAGGCGTCCTGTGGCATCGAGCAGCAGCAGGCGCTCCACGCGGCCAAAGCCGCTGAACCGGATGCGGAGCCACTCGGCTGCCGGATTCGGGTAGGCGTATAGCGTGCGGCTGGCGACGATCTCGGCGATGCCCACCACTTCCACGCAGAAGGGGGGATCCGTCTGGAAGGACTCGCCGTACTGCCCATCGCTCTCGGCCAGCACGCTGCCGTCACCGTTGAGGATCACCAGGCTGCCATCGCCCTGCTCGCAGCAGATGCCGTCACCGAAGGCGTCGAGGATGGTGAAGACGTAGCAGTCGTTGGTGAGGCACCAGTGCACCGTATCGGCAGGCCCCTCATCGAAGTCGGGGTAGGGGCCGCCGCTGTAGAGCACGGTGCCTTGGCTGTTGGCCAGCTCCCAGGTCACATCACTGCCGTAGTTGTCCAAAGTGAGCAGCAGCATCACATTGCCCCCCGGGTTGTTCACGGTGAAGGTGATCTCCCAAGGATCGTTCACCGGTACCTGGTCCGTATTGCCGTTGGGCAGGCTGCTGCTCACGGTCAGCGTGTGCGTCCCGGCGGGGGCGATGAATGCGGGAAGCGGCACGTTGACCGTCTGGAGCGGCAGCAGGGAGCCGGTCCAGGTGTGCACGAGGCCCGGCCCGCCGTCGATGGCGTAAGTGAAGGTGACCGATGTGAGCACTACGGTGCCGTTGTTCTTCAGGGTGATGATCGGCGCGATGATTGAATCGCCGCAGATGAGCTCCGGTATGTTGACGATGCTCGTGACGGCGGCATCGAAGTAGATCGGCTCCTCGATGGGGCCACCGTCGCCCAGGCCGGCCAACTGCTCGCCGCAATCGCCCAGGTAGGCCTCCAGCAGGGGCCAGCTCACATCGAGACGCCCGTAGTAGTCATTCACGCTGCTCGCGCAATCCGCCTGTCCGCCATAGAGCTGGCCGATGACGAGCTTGTCCTGGTTCCAGAGGCCGCTGCCGCTGCTGCCCGGCTCGGTGGTGCCCGCATCCCAAACTGTCACCTGCCAGCAGTCGGCAGCACCGGTGCCCAGGTCGATGCTGGCCTGCTGCACGGTGCTGTAAGAGAGGCTGATCTTCTTGATGTCACCGCTGGGATGGTGGATGCCGCACACGGTGTCAGGAGTGGCGCCGCTGCGGTCCCAGCCGCTGTAGAACACCTCATACGCGACGGGGGGGATGTTGTCGAGCTCCAGGAAGGCCATGTCCGTGGCGGAGTTGCTCACGAGCATCACGCACCCGCTCACCGTCTGGTCGATGGGTCCGTTCTCCGTGGGGTCGCAGGTGGGGCTGTCCCAATTGAAGCGGAACACCCAGTTCTCCACATCGGCATCGAGGCAGTGGTTGGCGGTGAGGAAGTAGGGCGTGCTGTCCTGGGCGCAGTTGTTGAGCAGGGTGCCGGTGCAGAAGCCGCTGCCGCCGGTGGTGATGATGGCCACGCTGCGGATCTGATCGCGCCAGTCGTCTCCCTCGGGGCAGATCACATTGATGTTGCAGTCCTCGCTGTCACCGAAGTCCTTCATGTACCGGAACACATCACGGTAGGCGTGCGTCACGCGGTCGATGTGCAGCAGGCCCTGCCCGGCTGCGCTGCGCGGCTCATGATACTCGACGGTGATGCGCTCGCCGGGCACCTGGGTGACGCCGAGGCTGGTCCGCTTCGGTGCGCTGGCCTTGGTGAAGGCCCCGATGTGCTGTCCGGCATCGTTGTACACGAAAACGCGGCCCCCATCGGGCAGTACGAACCGGTCGAAGCGGAAGTTGATGCTGTACGCGCCGGGGCATCGGATGGCCAGGCGCCAGAGGCGGTCGCCGTTGCGCAGGGTTGTCCACGAGCCATGGGATTCGGTGCCGAGGTCCACGGCATGGTTGAAGCCGAAGCGCCACGGGCCCTTGACGCCCGCGGCCCGGTCGGTTTCGTCCTGTGCCATCAGCGCGGCGGCATCAACAGGCGGCAGCTCGACAACGGCCGGTGCCTGCAGCCGGGGGCCGTGGGGCAGCAGGCCGATCGGCCGGCCGCCGAAGGAGACCTGGCCAAAGCCGGTCAGCGAAGCCGCCGAGGCGATGGCGATGGCGAAGAGGCGTAGCGTTCCGCGCATGTGCGAAGGGATTGACCGTGTGAAGATAGACGAGGCGCCTAACGCAGAAGACCGCCGGTGGCCGGCGGTCTTCTGCGTCAGGCGCCTTGGGCTCAGCGGGTGCGGACGAGCCGCTCCACGGTGCGATAGCCATTCGCGGTGGCCTCCACGAAGTAGATGCCTTCGGCATGGCTGCTGAGGTCAAGGCTCAGCCGCTCGGTGCCCCGGCCGATCGTCCGTGCCATCACCTGCTGACCCACGGCATCGAACACCGTGAGCCGTCCTCCGGCATGGAGCGCGGCGGGCAGCGCCACGCTGAACAGCCCTTGGGTAGGGTTGGGAGCAATGGTGAGCCCTTCGTCAACGGCGTTCTCGCTCATCCCCACGGAGGCGAGGGGATAGCCCTGCAGCGTGTTGCCGCAATTGCCCAGCCAGGTCTGCAGGAAGGGGTAGCTCGTGGAGAAGCGGCCGTAGTAGTCGTTGACGTTGTTGCCGCATGATGCCTGGCCGCCGAACAGCTGGCCGATCAGCAAACCGTTCTGGTTCCACAGGCCGCTTCCGCTGGATCCGCCTTCCGTGGTGCCGTCCTCCCAGTTGGCGATGCGCCAGCAGGCAGCACCGCCCCAGTTCGCCTGGGTGGCCGCGTCATCATCGAACGAGATCTTCTTGATGTCGCCGCTGGGGTGGTGGATGGCCGTGCTCGCGGTGGGGGCGGTGCCACTCTTGTCCCACCCGGTGTAGAACACGTTGTAGCTGGCCGGCGGTACGCTGTTGAGCTGCAGCAGGGCCACATCGCTGGCGGCATTGTTCGCGCGGAGCGAGCTGCCGCTAATGGTCTGGTTGGTGGGGCCGTTGGTGGTGGTGGCGCAGGTGGGGCTGTTCCAGTTGAACCGGAACACCCAGCTGTTGTTGCCGCCGAGGCAATGGTTGGCGGTGAGGAAATAGGGCGTGCCGTCGTTGTTGCAGTTGTTGATGAGCTGGCCGGTGCAGATGCCGCTGCCCCCGACGGTGATCATGGCCACGCTGCGGATCTGGTCGCGCCAAGGATCGCCAACGGGGCAGATGACGTTGTTGTTGCACGAGCCGCTGTCCCCCAAGCCCTTCACGGAGCGGAACAGGTCGCGGTATGCGTGCGTCACCTGGCCGATCCGCAGGAAACCCTCGCCACGCACGGCGGCCGGCTCCACGTATTCGATGGTGATGCGGTCGCCGGGCAGTTGCGTGACGCCCAGGATGCTGTGCCCGGGGTTGCTTTCCGCCGTGAATGCGCCGAGGGTCTCGCCCAGGTCGTTGTAAACGAACACCTGCCCGCCATCGGGCACGATGTAGTCATTGAATTCGAAGTTGATGCTGAAGGCACCGGGGCACTCGATCGCCACCCGCCACACGGCATCGCCATTGGGCAGCGTGGTCCATATCCCGTTGCTGGCGCTGGTGATCTCGGGGTGGTGGTTGAAGCCGAACCGGTAGGGCCCTTTGATGCCCTGTTCGGCGCGCTGCGCGTCCTCTGCCATCAGCGCTGCGGCATCCACAGCGGGCATCACGTGCAGCGGCGCTTCCGGCAGATAGGCCCGGCCGAGGCCATAAGGCTCTCCGCCGAAGGAGATCTGCCCGGCGGCCGAAAGAGAGAGGAAGAGGAGCGGAGCGTAGAGTGGGAGTCGAGTCATGGGTGGAATGCTGGTTCTGGTTCCTTGGCTTGTTGCGAAAATAAACCCCTCGTCACGCCGGCCGGCGGTTCATCACAGGCCAATCTGGGAAGCTCAATGTCGGCGGGCATGCGTCGCGGGGCCGTATGTGCCGCATGAGCGGGCGTCAGCCGTCGACGAGCGGGTCGCCATGTGCGATGAATGGCGGATGGTCAGCGGTCGGAACGGGTAGCCGCCCCCTGCTTCCGTTCCTCCAAGAGCTTGCGCATGGCGAACAATTCGTCACGCAGTTGGGCCGCCGCGATGAAATCGAGCTCCTTCGCCGCTTTGCGCATCTGGGTCTCCAGGAGCTGCACGTTCTTCTCGAGCTGGTCGGCGGTCATGTACTGCACGACCGGGTCGGCGGCCAAGCTCAGCTCCTCCGGCTCCACATAAGCCTTCGGCGGTCCTTGGATGTCGAGGACGGCCGTCTGCTTCATGACATCGGCTCGATCGCGCTTGATCTGTTTCGGGGTGATGCCGTGCTCGGCATTGTAAGCCAACTGCTTGGCGCGGCGCCGCTCCGTCTCGTCGATGGTCCGCTGCATGCTCTCGGTCACCGTGTCGGCGTAGAAGATCACCAACCCGTTCACGTTGCGGGCGGCGCGGCCGGCGGTCTGGGTGAGCGACCGGTTGCTGCGCAGGAAGCCTTCCTTGTCGGCGTCGAGCACCGCGACCAGCGAGACCTCCGGGAGGTCCAGGCCCTCGCGCAGCAGGTTCACGCCCACCAGCACATCGATGAGCCCCATGCGCAGCTGGCGCAGGATCTCGATGCGCTCCAGGGTCTCCACGTCGCTGTGGATGTACTTGCACTTCACGCCGTTGCGCCCCATGAAATCGTTGAGTTCCTCGGCCATGCGCTTGGTGAGGGTGGTCACCAGCACGCGCTCGTCGCGCTTCACGCGGTGCCTGATCTCGTCCAGCAGGTCGTCGATCTGGTTCTTGCTGGGACGCACCTCGATCGGCGGGTCCAGCAGGCCGGTGGGCCGCACCACCTGCTCCACCACCACGCCCTCGCTGCGCTGCAACTCGTAGTCCGCAGGCGTGGCGCTCACGAAGATCACCTGGCCGAGCAGGTCCTCGAACTCCTCGAACTTCAGCGGGCGGTTGTCCATGGCGCTCGGCAGGCGGAAGCCGTATTCCACCAGGTTGCGCTTGCGGCTGCGGTCGCCGCCGTACATGGCCTGCACCTGGCTCACGGTCACATGGCTCTCGTCGATCACCATCAGGAAGTCCTCGGGGAAGTAGTCCAGCAGGCAGAAGGGGCGCTGTCCGGTCTGCCGACGGTCGAAGTAGCGGCTGTAGTTCTCGATGCCCGAGCAGTAGCCCAGCTCGCGCATCATCTCCAGGTCGTAGTTCACGCGCTCCTCAAGGCGCTTGGCCTCCAGGTGCTTGCCGATCTCGTTGAAGAAGGCCACCTGCTTCACCATGTCCTCCTGGATGCTGGCGAGTGCCGCGTTCATGGTCTCCCGGCTGGTGACGAAGATGTTGGCCGGGTAGACGGTCACCTTGGGCAATGCCTCCAACGTGCGGCCGTCCAGGGCACCGAAGCGCTCGATCCGCTCGATCTCATCCCCCCAGAAGTGGATGCGGATGCCCTCGTCCGCATAGGCCAGGAAGACCTCCACCACATCGCCGCGCACCCGGAAATTGCCGCGTGCAGGGTCCGTATCGCGCCGGCTGTAGAGCGCCGAAACGAACCGGTGCAGCAGGGCATTGCGCGAGATGCGCATGCCGGTAGCCAGTTCCACCACGCTGTGGCGGAACTCCGCGGGGTTGCCGATGCCGTAGATGCAGCTTACGCTGGCCACCACGATCACGTTGCGCCGCCCGCTGAGCAGGGCACTGGTGGCGCTCAGCCGCAGCTTCTCGATCTCGTCGTTGATCGAGAGGTCCTTCTCGATGTAGGTGTTGGTGGTGGGCAGATAGGCCTCCGGCTGGTAATAGTCGTAGTAGCTCACGAAGTACTCCACCCGGTCGTTGGGGAAGAAGTGCTTGAACTCCCCATAGAGCTGTGCGGCCAGCGTCTTGTTGTGGCTCAGCACCAGCGTGGGCCGGTCCACTTGGGCGATGACATTCGCCACCGTGAAGGTCTTGCCCGAGCCGGTGACACCCAGCAGTGTCTGTGCCGGCACGCCCTGTTCCAGCCCCTCCACCAGCTGCCGTATGGCCTCTGGCTGGTCGCCGGTGGGGGTGAACTCGGAGATGAGCTGGAAAGGCATGGGAACGCGCAAAGGTACCGGCCTACCTTCGCCCGCCGATGTACGCGCTGCTCCGCCCGCTGCTCTTCCTGCTCCCGCCGGAGCGGGCGCACCACCTCACCTTCGGCCTGCTAGAGGCCGCCGCCCGCATCCCGGGGGCGTTGGCGCTGATGGGCGGCGCCAAGCCGCCCGCCGGGGCCGCTGTAGTCGCCATGGGGCTCAGGTTCCCTTCGCCCGTAGGCCTCGCCGCGGGCATGGATAAGGATGCCCGGCACGTGGATGCCCTGGCGGGCCTGGGCTTCGGCTTCATCGAGGTCGGCACCCTCACGCCCAAGCCGCAACCGGGCAATCCGCAGCCCCGCCTGTTCCGGCTGAAGCAGGACCATGCGCTCATCAACCGCATGGGCTTCAATAACGGCGGGGTGGAGGCTGCGGTGGAACGCCTGCGCCACCGGCGGCCGGGCATCCTCCTGGGTGGCAACATCGGCAAGAACAAGGACACGCCCAACGAGCGTGCGCTCGATGACTACCTCACCTGCTTCGATGCGCTCCACCCCGTGGTGGACTATTTCGTGGTGAACGTCAGCAGTCCCAATACGCCCGGGCTCCGTGCCTTGCAGGAGAAGGGGCCCTTGCTGGAGATACTCGCCATGCTGAAGCAGCGCGCCACCCAGCTAGGTGAGAAGCCCATCCTCCTCAAGATCGCGCCGGACCTGACGGAGGGCCAGCTCGAGGACATCGTCGCCGTGGTGAAGGAGAGCGGCATCGCCGGCGTGATCGCCACGAACACCACCGTCGCGCGCGAGGGCCTTCATGCGCCGAAGGCGGAACTGGAGGCCATCGGTGCCGGCGGCCTCAGCGGCGCACCGGTGCGGGTGCGCAGCACCGAGGTGGTCCGCTACCTGCGCCGGCGCCTGCCGCGCCCGTTGGTCATCATCGGCGTGGGCGGCATCGACTCGTGGGCGGCCGCTCGGGAGAAGCTGGAGGCGGGCGCCGACCTGGTGCAGGTCTACACCGGCCTTGTGTATGAGGGCCCTTCGCTCGTGAAGCGCATCAATCAAGCATACGCCGTATGGAGAACGTGAAGCTCGTCGAATGCCCGCGCGACGCCATGCAAGGGCTGAAGGACCTCATCCCCACCGAGGTGAAGGTGCGCTACCTGGATGCGCTGCTCCGCGTCGGCTTCGACACCATCGACATCGGCAGCTTCGTGAGCGCGAAGGCCATCCCGCAGATGGCGGACACCGCAGAGGTGCTCGCGCGCATCGATACGGCCGGGTCGCGCAGCAAGCTGCTGGTCATCATCGCCAACGAGCGTGGCGCGGAGGATGCGGTGAAGCAGGAGGGCGTGGCCTATCTCGGTTATCCGTTCAGCATCAGCGAGACCTTCCAGCAGCGCAATACCAACACGAGCATCGAGGGCTCGTGGGGTCGAATCGCGCGCATTGCCGAGATCGCCCGCGCGTCGGGGAAGGAACTCGTGGTCTACATCAGCATGGCCTTCGGCAATCCCTATGGCGATCCGTGGAACCCCGGAATCGCGCGCGATTGGGTGGATCGCCTGGTGAACGAGCTGGGCGTGCGCACCATCGCCCTCAGCGACACCGTGGGTGTTGCACGGCCCGAGGACATCGCATCCATGTTCTCCGCGCTCATCCCTGCGCTGCCGCATGTCGAGTTCGGCGCGCACCTGCATTGCCGCCCCGACAACTGGAAGGTGAAGACCGATGCTGCCTGGAATGCCGGCTGCCGTCGCTTCGATGGCGCCATCAAGGGCTACGGCGGCTGCCCCATGGCCGAGGATGAGCTGGTGGGCAACCTGCAGATGGAGCTCTTCGTGCGCAGCCTGGAGGAGCGCGGCGTGCGCACCGGCATCGACCTCCACCAATTGGATCGGTGCGTGGCGGAAGCGGCCCGGGTGTTCCCTTAGCGCTTGCCGGCCGGTCAGGCCCGGCCGAGCTCCAGCACGGTGATCTCCGGTGGCATGCCCACGCGCCCCGGGAAGCCGATGAAGCCGAAGCCGCGGTTCACATAGAGCTGCTGGTCGCCCTCGGCGTAGAGGCCCGCCCAGTGCTTGTACACCCATTGCGCAGGGCTGTAGGTGGTGCCGCCCAGCTTCACGCCCAGTTGCGCGCCGTGCGTATGGCCGCTCAGCGTCAGGTCGATTCCCGTGCCTAGCACCTGGTGCTCCCAGTGCGTGGGGTCATGGCTCAGCAGGATGCGGAAGGGCAGGTTCTCGGTCCCGCGAAGGGTCTTCGCAAGGTCTCCGTACTGCTGGAAACGGTGCCCCCAGTTCTGGACGCCGAGCACGGCCAGCTGCTGCCCATCCCGCTCCAGCACCGCGTGCTCGTCGAGCAGCAGCCGGAAGCCCATCTCCGCGT
Protein-coding regions in this window:
- a CDS encoding trypsin-like peptidase domain-containing protein, which produces MRGTLRLFAIAIASAASLTGFGQVSFGGRPIGLLPHGPRLQAPAVVELPPVDAAALMAQDETDRAAGVKGPWRFGFNHAVDLGTESHGSWTTLRNGDRLWRLAIRCPGAYSINFRFDRFVLPDGGRVFVYNDAGQHIGAFTKASAPKRTSLGVTQVPGERITVEYHEPRSAAGQGLLHIDRVTHAYRDVFRYMKDFGDSEDCNINVICPEGDDWRDQIRSVAIITTGGSGFCTGTLLNNCAQDSTPYFLTANHCLDADVENWVFRFNWDSPTCDPTENGPIDQTVSGCVMLVSNSATDMAFLELDNIPPVAYEVFYSGWDRSGATPDTVCGIHHPSGDIKKISLSYSTVQQASIDLGTGAADCWQVTVWDAGTTEPGSSGSGLWNQDKLVIGQLYGGQADCASSVNDYYGRLDVSWPLLEAYLGDCGEQLAGLGDGGPIEEPIYFDAAVTSIVNIPELICGDSIIAPIITLKNNGTVVLTSVTFTYAIDGGPGLVHTWTGSLLPLQTVNVPLPAFIAPAGTHTLTVSSSLPNGNTDQVPVNDPWEITFTVNNPGGNVMLLLTLDNYGSDVTWELANSQGTVLYSGGPYPDFDEGPADTVHWCLTNDCYVFTILDAFGDGICCEQGDGSLVILNGDGSVLAESDGQYGESFQTDPPFCVEVVGIAEIVASRTLYAYPNPAAEWLRIRFSGFGRVERLLLLDATGRLAGALAGIHGASEAVIDVRGLASGLYTVVAEDAAGRAAARVAIQR
- the uvrB gene encoding excinuclease ABC subunit UvrB, whose amino-acid sequence is MPFQLISEFTPTGDQPEAIRQLVEGLEQGVPAQTLLGVTGSGKTFTVANVIAQVDRPTLVLSHNKTLAAQLYGEFKHFFPNDRVEYFVSYYDYYQPEAYLPTTNTYIEKDLSINDEIEKLRLSATSALLSGRRNVIVVASVSCIYGIGNPAEFRHSVVELATGMRISRNALLHRFVSALYSRRDTDPARGNFRVRGDVVEVFLAYADEGIRIHFWGDEIERIERFGALDGRTLEALPKVTVYPANIFVTSRETMNAALASIQEDMVKQVAFFNEIGKHLEAKRLEERVNYDLEMMRELGYCSGIENYSRYFDRRQTGQRPFCLLDYFPEDFLMVIDESHVTVSQVQAMYGGDRSRKRNLVEYGFRLPSAMDNRPLKFEEFEDLLGQVIFVSATPADYELQRSEGVVVEQVVRPTGLLDPPIEVRPSKNQIDDLLDEIRHRVKRDERVLVTTLTKRMAEELNDFMGRNGVKCKYIHSDVETLERIEILRQLRMGLIDVLVGVNLLREGLDLPEVSLVAVLDADKEGFLRSNRSLTQTAGRAARNVNGLVIFYADTVTESMQRTIDETERRRAKQLAYNAEHGITPKQIKRDRADVMKQTAVLDIQGPPKAYVEPEELSLAADPVVQYMTADQLEKNVQLLETQMRKAAKELDFIAAAQLRDELFAMRKLLEERKQGAATRSDR
- a CDS encoding trypsin-like peptidase domain-containing protein; translated protein: MTRLPLYAPLLFLSLSAAGQISFGGEPYGLGRAYLPEAPLHVMPAVDAAALMAEDAQRAEQGIKGPYRFGFNHHPEITSASNGIWTTLPNGDAVWRVAIECPGAFSINFEFNDYIVPDGGQVFVYNDLGETLGAFTAESNPGHSILGVTQLPGDRITIEYVEPAAVRGEGFLRIGQVTHAYRDLFRSVKGLGDSGSCNNNVICPVGDPWRDQIRSVAMITVGGSGICTGQLINNCNNDGTPYFLTANHCLGGNNSWVFRFNWNSPTCATTTNGPTNQTISGSSLRANNAASDVALLQLNSVPPASYNVFYTGWDKSGTAPTASTAIHHPSGDIKKISFDDDAATQANWGGAACWRIANWEDGTTEGGSSGSGLWNQNGLLIGQLFGGQASCGNNVNDYYGRFSTSYPFLQTWLGNCGNTLQGYPLASVGMSENAVDEGLTIAPNPTQGLFSVALPAALHAGGRLTVFDAVGQQVMARTIGRGTERLSLDLSSHAEGIYFVEATANGYRTVERLVRTR
- a CDS encoding YdcF family protein, with translation MERRLLMAKGMHRAASRRFAILVALTALLVAGWLGRTTLLRATGHFLVREDALVPADAIYVLGGSPEDRSMEAMRLQREGWAPRIICTGETVNELLLLHGIARSEAALGRDVARREGFPMDRIELVERGTSTFEEALAVLGHAHGRGYDTVMVVTTDFHTRRVGQVFRKRLEPAGITVVVRAARSTRYDAERWWASEDGLIMVNNEIMKLGWYALHH
- a CDS encoding quinone-dependent dihydroorotate dehydrogenase, which gives rise to MYALLRPLLFLLPPERAHHLTFGLLEAAARIPGALALMGGAKPPAGAAVVAMGLRFPSPVGLAAGMDKDARHVDALAGLGFGFIEVGTLTPKPQPGNPQPRLFRLKQDHALINRMGFNNGGVEAAVERLRHRRPGILLGGNIGKNKDTPNERALDDYLTCFDALHPVVDYFVVNVSSPNTPGLRALQEKGPLLEILAMLKQRATQLGEKPILLKIAPDLTEGQLEDIVAVVKESGIAGVIATNTTVAREGLHAPKAELEAIGAGGLSGAPVRVRSTEVVRYLRRRLPRPLVIIGVGGIDSWAAAREKLEAGADLVQVYTGLVYEGPSLVKRINQAYAVWRT
- a CDS encoding hydroxymethylglutaryl-CoA lyase, producing MENVKLVECPRDAMQGLKDLIPTEVKVRYLDALLRVGFDTIDIGSFVSAKAIPQMADTAEVLARIDTAGSRSKLLVIIANERGAEDAVKQEGVAYLGYPFSISETFQQRNTNTSIEGSWGRIARIAEIARASGKELVVYISMAFGNPYGDPWNPGIARDWVDRLVNELGVRTIALSDTVGVARPEDIASMFSALIPALPHVEFGAHLHCRPDNWKVKTDAAWNAGCRRFDGAIKGYGGCPMAEDELVGNLQMELFVRSLEERGVRTGIDLHQLDRCVAEAARVFP